One segment of Leptodactylus fuscus isolate aLepFus1 chromosome 7, aLepFus1.hap2, whole genome shotgun sequence DNA contains the following:
- the PDCD5 gene encoding programmed cell death protein 5, with the protein MADPELEAIRKQRMAELQGRQGDAGGEQAQQEAKQREEDMRNSILSQVLSQAARARLNNLALVKPEKAKAVENYLIQMARFGQLGGKLSEQGLIEILEKVSQQTEKKTTVTFNRRRVMDSDEDDD; encoded by the exons ATGGCGGACCCTGAGTTGGAAGCGATAAGGAAGCAGCGGATGGCAGAGCTGCAGGGAAGACAAGGG GATGCAGGGGGTGAACAGGCTCAGCAAGAAGCCAAACAAAG AGAGGAAGATATGAGGAATAGCATCTTATCTCAGGTACTGAGCCAGGCTGCCCGGGCTAGAT TAAATAACTTGGCGCTAGTAAAGCCTGAAAAAGCCAAAGCTGTGGAAAACTACCTTATACAGATGGCAAGATTTGGGCAACTAGGTGGCAAG CTTTCTGAACAAGGACTAATAGAGATTTTGGAGAAAGTGAGTCAACAGACAGAAAAAAAGACAACTGTAACG TTTAACAGGAGG